The proteins below are encoded in one region of Mya arenaria isolate MELC-2E11 chromosome 15, ASM2691426v1:
- the LOC128220776 gene encoding zinc finger HIT domain-containing protein 1-like, translated as MADKRESGRIKEVEQRRVLDAAARRRRQRKALEALEQDNFQDDPHADLKMSKKAPKFEESMETTPQHGSRKKKKYRSDHLKYRFKKSFAALIEEEHMTNKDPPNYVSACAPPSHLPPRHFCAVCGYISTYTCVQCGARYCSVKCLGTHHDTRCLKWTA; from the exons ATGGCTGACAAAAGAGAATCCG GTCGTATCAAGGAGGTTGAGCAGCGACGTGTGCTAGATGCAGCTGCAAGGCGGAGACGCCAGCGGAAAGCCCTTGAGGCACTGGAACAAGACAACTTTCAGGATGACCCTCACGCTGACCTCAAGATGAGCAAGAAAGCCCCAAAGTTTGAGGAATCCATGGAGACAA CTCCTCAACATGGCAGCAGAAAGAAGAAAAAGTACAGGAGTGACCATCTCAAGTACAGATTCAAGAAGAGCTTTGCTGCTCTCATTGAAGAGGAG CATATGACGAACAAAGATCCTCCCAACTACGTGAGCGCATGTGCACCTCCGTCACACCTCCCTCCAAGACACTTCTGTGCCGTCTGCGG CTATATCTCCACATATACGTGTGTGCAGTGTGGGGCCAGATACTGCAGTGTCAAATGTCTCGGAACGCACCATGACacaag GTGTTTGAAATGGACAGCTTGA
- the LOC128220775 gene encoding uncharacterized protein LOC128220775 isoform X2 has protein sequence MATINPNNVLKIKECDKNIKNKFSLKWFEKIGTVNVGKIETNVTIGEDFVKIDIPGQASCKLGNKQINYGSRGFIALEDHAKSTKHTDLLKSSVSTHRIDTMIKQYSVEGPSNESGGQGSETTQTPPVVPMCDRISNAEATVLAVVAEHGMPLSCTPTLVSLAKTLAQDSKALSEIKLDRTAAAYKTKYGLAESFHQKLVAKLRICPFSLNLDEATSSNKKKS, from the exons ATGGCAACCATTAATCCCAATAACGTGTTGAAGATAAAAGAGTgtgacaaaaacatcaaaaataagTTCAGCTTGAAATGGTTTGAAAAAATTGGTACTGTAAATGTTGGTAAAATTGAGACAAACGTGACCATTGGGGAGGACTTCGTCAAAATAGACATTCCAGGCCAAGCATCCTGCAAACTCGgtaacaaacaaattaattatgGAAGTCGCGGATTCATTGCATTAGAAGACCATGCAAAGTCGACTAAGCACACTGATTTGCTGAAGAGCAGTGTATCCACCCATAG AATTGACACCATGATTAAACAATACTCTGTCGAAGGCCCTTCCAATGAATCTGGCGGTCAGGGCTCAGAGACGACTCAGACACCACCAGTTGTTCCAATGTGTGATCGTATCTCAAATGCTGAG GCCACCGTACTTGCTGTTGTTGCAGAGCATGGCATGCCCTTGTCCTGTACTCCCACTCTGGTCAGCCTTGCAAAGACCCTAGCTCAAGATTCAAAAGCCCTGTCCGAGATCAAGTTGGATCGTACAGCAGCTGCTTACAAAACAAAGTATGGTCTTGCTGAGAGCTTCCATCAAAAGCTAGTGGCCAAATTAAGAATATGtccattttctttaaatcttgATGAAGCAAcaagttcaaacaaaaaaaagtcTTAA
- the LOC128218831 gene encoding uncharacterized protein LOC128218831, giving the protein MKTSLFCATYILALVATSYARMSRDQLRSSLAKMDPVFAHQRDRPVMVSQNTNIFLPVKQTPPEPAVLDIGQQVASGNMAAGKPGFNNQLLAQVSLRTATPKPLTRKTKSPTTTLKPAPKPTTKSSAPSVQRFNDRFLNEAAKPIPMAETILNGKEGCSFKVPSFLMPDPEPTSAHDAEHRCPSFLIPGPSINPSLVNLLVEHWTGMEATETSVNPVRSQISQIEFEQKCLLPALRAHVTGGEACRSRQLTVYLQWLLHLRQRLFNI; this is encoded by the exons ATGAAGACCAGTTTATTTTGTGCGACTTACATCCTCGCCCTGGTGGCCACATCGTATGCTC GGATGAGCCGTGACCAACTGCGGTCCTCCCTCGCCAAAATGGACCCCGTGTTTGCCCACCAACGTGATCGCCCCGTGATGGTGTCCCAGAACACCAACATTTTCCTTCCGGTGAAACAAACACCTCCAGAGCCCGCTGTTTTAGACATAGGGCAGCAGGTCGCCTCTGGGAATATGGCTGCTGGAAAACCGGGTTTTAATAATCAGTTGTTGGCGCAAGTCAGCCTCAGGACGGCCACACCGAAGCCGCTAACTCGTAAAACCAAAAGTCCGACCACAACTTTGAAACCAGCACCCAAACCAACCACCAAGTCTTCGGCCCCGTCCGTACAGAGATTCAATGACCGGTTCCTGAATGAGGCCGCTAAGCCGATACCGATGGCTGAGACGATACTGAACGGGAAGGAGGGATGTTCGTTCAAGGTGCCCTCTTTCCTCATGCCAGATCCCGAGCCGACGAGCGCCCATGATGCGGAACACAGATGTCCTTCCTTCCTGATTCCGGGCCCCAGCATCAACCCCAGTCTTGTTAACCTTCTGGTGGAACACTGGACTGGTATGGAGGCCACCGAGACTTCCGTCAACCCTGTGCGCTCCCAGATCTCGCAGATTGAATTCGAGCAGAAGTGCCTACTTCCGGCGTTGCGCGCGCATGTTACGGGTGGAGAGGCGTGTCGCTCACGACAGCTCACTGTGTATTTGCAGTGGCTCCTGCATCTTCGACAGCggttgttcaatatttaa
- the LOC128220775 gene encoding uncharacterized protein LOC128220775 isoform X1 — MTYKSFLACFIKAEHIATLTPKTAKDISFEDDTKLLKLQDCFVGSDADRVKKSCERNDVVVFAFLKTVREGYIQCAKQMQKTLPLNNKVLKSLADLHPVMSKKSLGSKLLKRLALDHFEDLLTDTEKDAVPKELLKYSVDHTLDGFSDTSVIDWWTKVAAKKSYPVLCKVAVARLSIFHGPAVESSFNTLGDVIDSKAANMEILTYSSYHTISYAIKAGKSIAFSLFNKTDSNNNKLVDKHIDLCKHVHGCQSLQKSAKRKTRTESKKTRQET; from the coding sequence ATGACTTACAAGTCCTTTTTAGCATGCTTTATTAAGGCGGAGCATATTGCTACCCTTACTCCAAAAACAGCAAAGGACATCAGTTTTGAAGATGACACAAAGCTACTTAAGCTGCAGGATTGTTTCGTTGGCTCCGATGCAGACAGGGTGAAGAAAAGCTGTGAAAGAAATGATGTTGTAGTTTTTGCCTTCTTAAAAACTGTTAGGGAAGGCTACATCCAGTGTGCAAAACAGATGCAAAAGACACTGCCTCTAAACAACAAGGTACTAAAATCTTTAGCTGACTTGCACCCTGTGATGTCCAAGAAATCATTAGGCTCAAAACTGTTGAAACGGTTGGCACTGGACCACTTTGAGGACCTGCTTACAGACACTGAGAAAGATGCAGTACCAAAGGAGCTGCTAAAATACTCAGTTGACCATACACTGGATGGATTCTCTGATACAAGTGTCATTGATTGGTGGACCAAAGTGGCAGCTAAAAAGAGCTATCCTGTTCTGTGCAAAGTAGCTGTTGCCAGACTCTCCATCTTCCATGGTCCAGCTGTTGAGTCCTCTTTTAACACACTTGGAGATGTGATAGATAGCAAGGCAGCCAATATGGAAATTTTGACATACAGCTCCTACCACACAATCAGCTATGCCATCAAAGCAGGAAAGTCAATTGCATTTAGTCTGTTCAATAAGACAGAttcaaacaacaacaagttGGTTGACAAACACATAGATCTGTGTAAACATGTGCATGGCTGCCAGTCGCTTCAAAAAAGTGCAAAAAGAAAGACAAGAACAGAAAGCAAAAAAACTAGACAAGAAACTTAA